Proteins found in one Lutimonas zeaxanthinifaciens genomic segment:
- a CDS encoding D-alanyl-D-alanine carboxypeptidase/D-alanyl-D-alanine-endopeptidase produces MKIAKYILVLTLFICSGCSVSRQLEKELDSTAGDNSFFQGVVVAEAESGKIIISHNGQKYFTPASNVKIFTLYAALRSIKDTIPTFDYAVKEDSLILRGTGHPLFLVDSLNEKALRFLRDSQERLYLSDIAIEDRIFGPGWSWEDFSYSYMPERTIFPMYSNLLSVAKKGDDISVVPELLNEKLNFSSQRRIYREPESNDFYFPDHGDYERLIPFKTSIQLSADILGGVLNKKVILVPEDIKRQYKSFKEIPNDTLYSRMMYESDNFIAEQLLLRVGYETSGKYNSKTAIDYVLKNFLSDIDQRPRWVDGSGLSRYNLFSPESIVNVLQKLYLEAPSEKLSIYFPEGGRSGTLKNDFQGQSYIRAKSGTLSNNYSLSGYLTTKRGTVLVFSFMNNHYQGSAVSRKKRMSAFFKELYEKY; encoded by the coding sequence TTGAAGATTGCTAAATACATACTGGTGCTGACTCTTTTTATATGCTCAGGTTGTTCGGTTTCCAGGCAGCTTGAAAAAGAACTTGATTCAACAGCCGGCGACAATTCTTTTTTTCAGGGTGTTGTTGTTGCTGAAGCAGAAAGCGGTAAAATAATTATTAGTCATAACGGCCAGAAGTATTTTACACCTGCTTCGAATGTTAAGATTTTTACATTGTACGCGGCTTTGAGGTCAATCAAGGATACCATTCCTACTTTTGATTATGCTGTAAAAGAAGATTCTCTTATTCTCAGAGGTACGGGGCACCCATTGTTTTTAGTTGATTCCTTGAATGAAAAAGCTTTACGCTTTTTGAGAGACAGTCAGGAACGACTTTATCTTTCGGATATCGCAATTGAGGATCGCATTTTCGGGCCAGGATGGTCCTGGGAGGATTTTTCCTATTCCTATATGCCTGAAAGGACTATTTTTCCTATGTATTCAAACCTTTTATCTGTAGCAAAGAAAGGTGATGACATAAGTGTTGTTCCTGAATTATTGAACGAAAAATTGAATTTTTCCAGCCAGCGCCGAATATACCGGGAGCCGGAAAGCAATGATTTTTATTTTCCCGATCATGGTGATTATGAAAGGTTAATTCCGTTTAAGACCTCCATTCAACTCTCAGCTGATATTCTGGGTGGGGTTTTAAATAAGAAAGTTATACTGGTTCCTGAAGATATAAAACGTCAGTACAAATCCTTTAAAGAAATTCCGAATGATACCTTGTATAGCAGAATGATGTATGAATCAGATAATTTTATTGCTGAGCAGTTGCTTTTACGTGTTGGATACGAAACCTCTGGGAAATACAATTCAAAGACAGCCATAGACTACGTATTAAAGAACTTCTTAAGTGATATTGATCAACGACCAAGATGGGTAGATGGTTCGGGCTTATCAAGATATAATCTATTCAGCCCGGAGAGCATCGTTAATGTCCTGCAAAAACTTTATCTGGAAGCCCCATCAGAAAAACTTTCAATTTATTTCCCTGAAGGAGGAAGGTCTGGAACGTTGAAAAACGATTTTCAAGGTCAAAGTTATATTAGAGCTAAATCAGGTACCCTGTCAAATAATTATTCTTTGTCCGGTTATTTAACCACAAAAAGAGGTACCGTCCTTGTTTTTAGT
- a CDS encoding ATP-dependent DNA helicase, which translates to MKKSNINLYRDLLHGFGFEPTLKQDLLLKDLSEFILIGKRFSLFLIKGFAGTGKTTVISALVNHLNSSGFRSVLLAPTGRAAKVMSSYSKKTSLTIHKKIYYPKSEPGSGLTFTLQQNKHRNTIFVVDEASMIPDGSLDGNMFGTRSLLYDLMTYVYSGKNCKLILVGDTAQLPPVNTDLSPALDKAHLETSFSMEVHTVELDEVMRQHKESGILFNASRIRDYSSQQRLNEFKFNLDFDDIQRLTDRYDIQDAIFSTYNEGLDKTVFIVRSNKRANLYNQEIRNNVLGHEGEISSGDYVMVVRNNYFWLKDAPKVGFIANGDICEVLEIFRFKELYGFRFAEVKVRLVDYEDEPPFETVLMLDTLHSNSPSLTMSEGNKLFQAVAEDYADERSKYKRLQMIKSNKYFNALQIKFSYALTCHKTQGGQWKNVFVEQPYLPEGEDNSYLRWLYTAVTRAQKNLFLIGFKDSYFEDC; encoded by the coding sequence ATGAAGAAATCAAATATTAATCTTTACAGAGATCTTTTACATGGATTTGGATTTGAGCCAACTCTGAAGCAGGATCTATTGCTTAAAGACCTGTCAGAATTTATTCTTATTGGTAAGCGATTCAGTTTGTTTCTTATCAAGGGCTTTGCCGGAACAGGAAAGACGACGGTAATAAGTGCTTTGGTCAACCACCTTAATTCCTCCGGTTTTAGGTCTGTGTTGCTTGCACCTACAGGACGAGCCGCCAAGGTCATGAGTTCTTATTCAAAAAAAACTTCATTAACGATTCACAAAAAGATTTATTACCCTAAGAGTGAGCCGGGGTCCGGCCTTACCTTTACACTTCAGCAAAACAAGCATCGAAATACAATTTTTGTGGTGGATGAGGCTTCGATGATACCCGACGGAAGCCTGGACGGAAATATGTTTGGAACAAGGTCGCTATTGTATGATTTAATGACTTATGTGTATTCCGGCAAGAACTGTAAATTGATTTTAGTGGGCGATACGGCTCAGCTTCCTCCTGTGAATACGGATTTGAGCCCTGCCCTTGATAAGGCTCATTTAGAAACTTCCTTTAGCATGGAGGTGCATACGGTTGAGCTTGATGAGGTGATGCGACAGCACAAGGAATCGGGTATCTTATTTAATGCTTCAAGAATTCGTGATTATTCTTCTCAACAGCGTCTCAACGAATTTAAATTCAACCTGGATTTCGACGATATTCAAAGATTGACGGATCGCTACGACATACAGGATGCTATTTTTTCAACCTATAATGAAGGCCTCGATAAAACAGTCTTTATTGTGAGGTCCAATAAGAGAGCGAATCTGTACAATCAGGAAATCAGAAACAATGTGCTGGGGCATGAAGGTGAAATTTCCTCAGGAGATTATGTCATGGTGGTCAGGAATAATTATTTCTGGTTGAAGGATGCGCCAAAAGTGGGCTTTATTGCCAATGGGGATATCTGCGAAGTTCTTGAGATTTTTAGATTTAAGGAGCTATATGGATTCCGTTTTGCAGAAGTAAAGGTCCGGCTAGTCGATTATGAAGATGAACCTCCGTTTGAGACTGTTTTAATGCTTGATACATTGCATAGCAACAGTCCATCCCTGACCATGAGTGAGGGAAACAAATTGTTTCAGGCTGTTGCAGAGGATTATGCTGATGAAAGATCAAAGTACAAAAGACTTCAAATGATAAAGTCAAACAAATATTTCAATGCACTTCAGATTAAATTTTCATATGCCCTCACTTGCCATAAAACACAGGGAGGCCAGTGGAAGAACGTTTTTGTTGAGCAGCCTTATTTGCCCGAGGGTGAAGATAATTCGTACCTTAGATGGCTTTATACTGCAGTGACTCGTGCGCAGAAAAATTTATTTTTAATTGGTTTTAAGGATTCATACTTTGAAGATTGCTAA